The following are encoded in a window of Roseimaritima ulvae genomic DNA:
- a CDS encoding ABC transporter ATP-binding protein, producing MSSPADRQSVAGQDSEPHPPPGSAPRGGLLAQHLVRTDRASSRRLLDDVSVQLTPGQRVGLMGPSGSGKSLLLRALAHLDPLDGGSLLWRGQPVHRDAIPGFRASVLLLLQHPVMASGTVEDQCTLPYRLRHFRHLGKSFDRRAALNLVESSGRHAAFLDQPAARLSGGERQLVALIRALLLEPQVLLLDEPTSAMDSATVAVAERWIADWSAADAQRSFVWVTHDAPQARRVADTFWTLQAGRLVDTPPQESP from the coding sequence ATGAGCAGCCCAGCCGATCGTCAAAGCGTTGCCGGGCAAGACTCCGAACCGCACCCGCCCCCTGGCTCGGCGCCGCGCGGCGGACTGCTCGCCCAACATCTGGTGCGCACCGACCGGGCTTCCTCTCGTCGCTTGCTGGACGACGTCAGCGTGCAGCTAACACCCGGGCAGCGAGTGGGTTTGATGGGGCCCAGCGGATCGGGAAAGTCACTGCTGCTGCGAGCCCTGGCTCACCTCGACCCGCTCGACGGCGGCAGCCTGCTGTGGCGGGGACAGCCGGTCCACCGCGACGCGATTCCGGGCTTTCGCGCTTCGGTGCTGTTGCTGCTGCAACATCCCGTGATGGCTAGCGGTACGGTCGAAGACCAATGCACCCTGCCCTACCGCCTGCGACATTTCCGCCACCTGGGAAAAAGCTTTGACCGTCGTGCCGCCCTGAACCTGGTGGAATCGTCTGGCCGCCACGCCGCGTTTCTGGACCAGCCCGCTGCGCGACTCAGTGGCGGAGAACGGCAACTGGTCGCATTGATCCGCGCCCTATTGTTGGAACCTCAGGTGCTTCTGTTGGACGAACCCACCTCCGCCATGGATTCGGCGACCGTCGCCGTCGCGGAACGTTGGATCGCCGACTGGTCCGCGGCCGATGCTCAACGCAGCTTCGTGTGGGTCACCCATGATGCTCCTCAAGCTCGACGGGTGGCCGACACTTTCTGGACACTGCAAGCCGGGCGGCTCGTCGACACGCCGCCACAGGAATCCCCATAA
- a CDS encoding ABC transporter permease — MADYIVLQWWQVAVAAGLILINGLISVALQLGLEKRLLVAAARMTIQLILIGYVLNWIFAIESPWAVAGLGLLMTVIAGRAAASRTQAKFPGKQTAAIVSVACSGFLVTIVALQVVVAPHPWWHPQYAIPLLGMILGNALTGISLGMERFVAGVQQRRTEIEGSLVLGATRWEAVSPVVVDAVRTGMIPILNTMTVAGIVSLPGMMTGQLLAGAEPLDAVRYQIVIMFLIAAAVAVGTVGAVLLSFRQITTPDHQLRWLE, encoded by the coding sequence ATGGCCGACTACATCGTGTTGCAGTGGTGGCAGGTTGCCGTCGCCGCTGGATTGATCCTGATCAACGGACTGATCTCTGTGGCCCTGCAGCTGGGACTGGAAAAACGTCTGTTGGTGGCCGCCGCCCGGATGACGATCCAGCTGATCCTGATCGGCTACGTGCTGAACTGGATCTTTGCCATCGAATCGCCGTGGGCGGTGGCCGGACTGGGATTGCTGATGACCGTGATTGCGGGCCGAGCGGCGGCCAGTCGCACGCAGGCTAAATTCCCCGGCAAACAAACCGCCGCCATCGTATCGGTCGCCTGCAGCGGTTTCCTGGTCACCATCGTGGCCCTGCAGGTGGTCGTCGCGCCGCATCCCTGGTGGCATCCCCAGTACGCGATTCCCTTACTGGGAATGATTTTGGGAAACGCCCTGACCGGCATCTCGCTGGGCATGGAACGCTTTGTCGCCGGCGTACAGCAGCGACGAACGGAAATCGAAGGCAGCCTGGTGTTGGGCGCCACGCGCTGGGAAGCCGTCAGCCCGGTGGTGGTCGACGCCGTCCGCACCGGCATGATCCCGATCCTCAACACCATGACGGTCGCCGGGATTGTCAGCCTGCCTGGAATGATGACCGGACAACTACTGGCCGGCGCGGAGCCTCTGGACGCGGTGCGTTATCAGATCGTGATTATGTTCCTGATCGCCGCCGCCGTGGCCGTCGGAACCGTCGGCGCGGTGCTGCTGAGCTTCCGGCAAATCACCACGCCGGATCATCAATTGCGGTGGCTGGAATAA
- a CDS encoding protein kinase domain-containing protein, translating to MNPQQPPSATSIASSLPNGTHASVPGGGKPPTTPAAPAATGTPGPAVSTSGPSASTSVPGAPPKHAAQQPAAPEAAAAASPTALVLRAGYEPIPGYILQEPIGKGGFGEVWSALAPGGFRKAIKFVFGARGEKRAGRELRSLEHMTGVNHPFLLTLERYEFVDERLVIVSELADGSLEDVYNRQIERGSCGIPRAALLSYLSDAADALDYLHGQFQLQHLDIKPGNLLLVGGHVKVADFGLLKDLRDDACSVIGGLTPIYAPPEVFDGRPSHHSDQYSLAVMYQELLTGKRPFTGRTIAQLATQHVHSTPNLDSLPPGDRPIIARALEKDPQRRYESCHDLVEALRTPRGKSIQVTSDGRSEAIGGDTQTGSFVAAAGQPAAAVENLPGLSGTVLNGGVSRTANSLVVAVGGTGADVLVDLHQRIKTAGVEPAERIDSVLVDTDQEKLHVIRLLEGPDGRSPCKTLYTPLRAPTEYRNRGTSHLRSISRRWIYNVPRSLSTEGMRPLGRLAMVDHGQAIMETLRAAVAKSAGDSPEPPTVYLTGSLTGGTGSGMLLDLAYLLRHLLDECGLEQSEIIPLFAGSSARPHSRNPLGNADTAAALKELSFYLKPENGYAGDSGAGWPSVPAARSPLHNTYVIANADSTDGNATAAEIIGEYIWHSSQGAGRLLAAARKEAHEPVSPLSSLQASTRSVGIVSLSQGGDCAPESLAAILARQTLLPWIGQPNEARMLAPSLAERFGPKCGFSLDSFQQQMWHSWSADPQTRRVELLKSIATWPISTLVSEQALAAAFEPHLQAMRSGPPQLDQVESRMACLRKELAVRLQDRRIDLNTALAVVQKLSEQMKAEIANVRGLPITATSEPATNTACEPQTSAELEAMMEDAVRRMDTMLLRTAKEYVAERAAELVHQLDSCAAGLQRQIDVVSEVTARLGSQEPDDAISPLPEELRSRWDNYVDQLHNTLAANLLCLPLLQPEPGIDVDTLLQATLEASGQWSRGSGEQGDAVAEHAARSLQDKLDAALVAVRPSLLDLGGKQRLLLLVGSQRQREELAAQVEAAAAIPVTTVVVPGTQAALIHEAQSIPLDAMIDRLIASLGGNQKIASRLQSRVDVQWPAER from the coding sequence ATGAATCCTCAGCAACCGCCGTCGGCCACCTCGATCGCTTCCAGCCTGCCCAACGGCACCCACGCCAGTGTACCGGGCGGCGGCAAGCCGCCGACTACGCCTGCAGCCCCCGCAGCGACTGGCACCCCAGGTCCCGCCGTGTCGACCAGCGGCCCGTCCGCTTCGACCAGCGTGCCCGGCGCACCGCCCAAGCACGCTGCCCAACAACCCGCCGCTCCGGAGGCTGCCGCGGCAGCCAGCCCCACGGCCTTGGTGCTGCGCGCCGGTTACGAACCGATCCCTGGCTACATCCTGCAGGAACCGATCGGCAAAGGAGGCTTTGGAGAAGTCTGGAGCGCCTTGGCGCCGGGGGGCTTCCGTAAGGCCATCAAATTCGTGTTTGGAGCTCGAGGCGAAAAACGGGCCGGCCGCGAACTCCGCTCGCTCGAACACATGACGGGCGTCAATCATCCGTTTTTGCTGACCCTGGAACGCTATGAGTTCGTCGACGAGCGTTTGGTCATCGTCTCCGAACTGGCCGACGGCTCGCTGGAAGACGTCTACAACCGGCAAATCGAACGCGGCTCGTGCGGGATCCCCCGCGCCGCTTTGCTGTCGTACCTGAGCGATGCCGCCGATGCCCTGGACTATTTGCACGGCCAGTTTCAACTGCAGCATCTGGACATCAAACCCGGCAACCTGCTGCTGGTCGGTGGACACGTCAAAGTCGCCGACTTTGGGCTGTTAAAAGATCTGCGAGACGACGCCTGCTCAGTGATCGGCGGCCTGACTCCGATCTACGCACCGCCGGAAGTTTTCGATGGCCGCCCCAGCCACCACAGCGATCAATATTCACTGGCGGTGATGTACCAGGAACTGCTAACCGGCAAACGTCCCTTCACCGGCCGCACGATCGCGCAACTGGCCACCCAACACGTACACAGCACGCCCAACCTGGATTCGCTGCCGCCGGGCGATCGCCCGATCATCGCCCGCGCGCTGGAAAAAGATCCGCAGCGACGTTACGAATCCTGCCATGATTTGGTGGAAGCCTTGCGGACGCCACGCGGCAAAAGCATCCAGGTCACCTCCGACGGTCGCTCCGAGGCGATCGGCGGCGACACGCAAACGGGCAGCTTTGTCGCCGCCGCCGGGCAGCCGGCCGCAGCGGTCGAGAACCTTCCCGGACTGTCCGGAACGGTTTTAAACGGCGGCGTCAGCCGCACCGCCAATAGCCTAGTGGTGGCCGTCGGCGGAACCGGCGCGGACGTTCTGGTGGATCTGCATCAACGGATCAAGACCGCCGGCGTGGAACCGGCCGAACGCATCGATTCGGTTCTGGTGGATACCGACCAAGAGAAACTACACGTGATCCGCTTGCTCGAAGGCCCCGATGGGCGTTCGCCTTGCAAGACTCTGTATACGCCGCTGCGGGCGCCGACCGAGTACCGCAACCGCGGCACCAGCCATTTGCGCAGCATCAGCCGTCGCTGGATTTACAACGTCCCCCGCAGTCTGTCGACCGAAGGCATGCGACCGCTGGGACGGTTGGCGATGGTGGATCATGGGCAAGCCATCATGGAAACGCTGCGAGCCGCCGTGGCGAAATCCGCAGGCGATTCCCCCGAGCCACCGACGGTGTACCTGACGGGTTCGCTAACCGGCGGCACCGGCAGCGGCATGCTGCTGGACTTGGCCTACCTGTTGCGTCACCTGCTGGACGAATGTGGGCTGGAACAGAGTGAGATCATTCCGCTGTTTGCCGGTAGTTCCGCTCGCCCCCATTCCCGCAATCCGCTTGGCAATGCGGACACGGCAGCCGCACTGAAGGAGTTGTCGTTCTATCTGAAACCCGAAAACGGCTACGCCGGTGACTCGGGCGCCGGTTGGCCCAGCGTCCCCGCCGCCCGTTCGCCGTTGCACAACACCTATGTGATCGCGAATGCCGATTCCACCGACGGCAACGCCACCGCCGCGGAAATCATCGGTGAATACATCTGGCATAGTAGCCAAGGCGCCGGACGGTTGTTGGCTGCGGCTCGCAAAGAAGCCCACGAGCCCGTCTCGCCACTGTCCTCATTGCAGGCCAGCACCCGCTCGGTAGGCATCGTCAGCCTTTCCCAAGGCGGTGACTGTGCGCCGGAGTCGTTGGCAGCGATCCTGGCCCGCCAAACCCTGCTGCCCTGGATCGGCCAACCCAACGAAGCTCGGATGTTAGCGCCATCGCTAGCCGAACGATTCGGGCCCAAGTGCGGGTTCAGCCTCGATTCGTTCCAGCAGCAAATGTGGCACAGCTGGTCTGCGGACCCGCAAACGCGGCGGGTCGAATTGCTGAAATCGATCGCCACCTGGCCGATCTCCACGCTCGTTTCCGAACAAGCCCTCGCGGCGGCCTTCGAACCCCATCTCCAAGCCATGCGCAGCGGCCCGCCGCAACTGGATCAAGTGGAAAGCCGCATGGCGTGCCTGCGCAAGGAACTGGCCGTCCGCTTGCAAGACCGCCGCATCGACCTCAACACGGCCCTGGCCGTCGTGCAGAAACTGAGCGAACAGATGAAGGCCGAAATCGCCAACGTGCGTGGTTTGCCCATCACGGCGACCAGCGAACCGGCAACCAACACGGCCTGCGAACCACAGACTTCGGCGGAACTCGAAGCGATGATGGAAGACGCCGTCCGCCGCATGGATACGATGCTGCTGCGAACGGCCAAAGAATACGTCGCCGAGCGTGCCGCGGAACTCGTGCACCAACTGGATTCCTGCGCGGCTGGGCTGCAGCGACAAATCGATGTGGTCAGCGAAGTCACCGCGCGATTAGGTTCCCAGGAACCCGACGATGCGATCAGCCCGTTGCCCGAAGAGCTGCGCAGCCGCTGGGATAATTACGTCGACCAGCTGCACAACACTCTGGCGGCCAACCTGCTGTGCCTGCCTCTGCTGCAACCCGAACCAGGCATCGACGTCGACACGCTGCTGCAAGCCACCCTGGAAGCCAGCGGGCAATGGAGTCGTGGCAGCGGCGAACAAGGCGACGCAGTGGCCGAACACGCCGCCAGATCGCTGCAGGACAAACTGGACGCGGCTCTGGTTGCTGTCCGACCATCGCTGTTGGATTTGGGCGGCAAACAGCGGCTGTTGCTATTGGTCGGTTCCCAGCGCCAACGCGAGGAACTGGCCGCCCAAGTCGAAGCGGCGGCCGCCATCCCCGTGACAACCGTGGTCGTTCCTGGTACACAAGCCGCATTGATTCATGAAGCCCAAAGCATCCCGTTGGACGCCATGATCGACCGCCTGATCGCCTCCTTGGGAGGCAACCAAAAGATCGCCTCGCGGCTGCAAAGCCGTGTCGACGTGCAGTGGCCTGCCGAGCGGTAA